A region from the Pseudomonas sp. P8_229 genome encodes:
- a CDS encoding nucleotide sugar dehydrogenase → MRISIFGLGYVGAVCAGCLSARGHDVVGVDVAKDKIDMINAGKSPIVEPGLGELLAQGIETGRLRGTTNFAEAIRDTDLSMICVGTPSKKNGDLELNYIEAVCREIGFVLREKSTRHTIVVRSTVLPGTVANVVIPILEDCSGKKAGVDFGVAVNPEFLRESTAIADYDLPPMTVIGEFDKASGDVLQSLYEELDAPIIRKDIAVAEMIKYTCNVWHATKVTFANEIGNIAKAVGVDGREVMEVVCQDKTLNLSQYYMRPGFAFGGSCLPKDVRALTYRAGSLDVEAPLLNSLMRSNESQVQNAFDIVESHDKRKVALLGLSFKAGTDDLRESPLVELAEMLIGKGYDLSIYDSNVEYARVHGANKDYIESKIPHVSSLLNADFDSVIDNSDVIILGNRDEKFRSLAQQAPHGKQVIDLVGFMAKATDAGTRTEGICW, encoded by the coding sequence ATGCGCATCAGCATATTTGGTTTGGGTTACGTTGGCGCAGTGTGTGCCGGTTGCCTGTCTGCACGGGGCCATGACGTGGTTGGCGTCGATGTTGCCAAAGACAAGATCGACATGATCAACGCCGGCAAGTCGCCGATTGTTGAACCAGGTCTGGGCGAACTTCTGGCTCAGGGTATCGAGACCGGTCGTCTGCGCGGTACAACCAACTTCGCCGAGGCGATTCGTGACACCGACCTGTCGATGATCTGCGTCGGTACACCGAGCAAGAAGAACGGCGATCTGGAACTGAACTACATCGAGGCCGTGTGCCGCGAGATCGGTTTCGTGCTGCGTGAAAAATCCACTCGCCACACCATCGTGGTCCGCAGCACCGTGCTGCCGGGCACCGTCGCCAACGTGGTGATCCCGATTCTCGAGGACTGCTCGGGCAAGAAGGCCGGCGTCGACTTCGGCGTCGCGGTCAACCCGGAATTTCTGCGTGAATCCACCGCCATCGCCGACTACGACCTGCCACCGATGACCGTCATCGGCGAATTCGACAAAGCATCCGGCGACGTTCTGCAATCGCTGTACGAAGAACTCGATGCACCGATCATCCGCAAGGACATCGCCGTTGCCGAGATGATCAAGTACACCTGCAACGTCTGGCACGCGACCAAAGTGACCTTCGCCAACGAGATCGGCAACATCGCCAAAGCGGTTGGCGTCGATGGCCGTGAAGTGATGGAAGTGGTCTGCCAGGACAAGACCCTCAACCTGTCCCAGTACTACATGCGCCCGGGCTTCGCCTTCGGCGGTTCGTGCCTGCCCAAAGACGTGCGCGCCCTGACCTACCGTGCAGGTTCGCTGGACGTCGAAGCGCCGCTGCTCAACTCGCTGATGCGCAGCAACGAATCGCAAGTGCAGAACGCCTTCGACATCGTTGAAAGCCACGACAAACGCAAAGTCGCCCTGCTCGGCCTGAGCTTCAAGGCCGGTACCGATGACCTGCGCGAAAGTCCGCTGGTGGAACTGGCCGAAATGCTGATCGGCAAGGGTTACGACCTGAGCATCTACGACAGCAACGTCGAGTACGCCCGTGTTCACGGCGCGAACAAGGACTACATCGAGTCGAAGATCCCCCACGTGTCGTCCCTGCTCAACGCGGACTTCGATTCGGTGATCGACAACTCCGACGTGATCATCCTCGGCAACCGCGACGAGAAGTTCCGCTCGCTGGCCCAGCAAGCACCGCACGGCAAACAGGTCATCGACCTGGTCGGCTTCATGGCCAAAGCCACTGACGCCGGTACGCGCACCGAAGGCATTTGCTGGTAA
- the yaaA gene encoding peroxide stress protein YaaA: MLMVISPAKTLDYETPPATQRFTQPQYLDHSQELIQQLRELSPAQISELMHVSDKIGGLNAARFGSWTPAFTPANAKQALLAFKGDVYTGLDAQSFSEDQFDYAQKHLRMLSGLYGLLRPLDLMQPYRLEMGTKLANARGKDLYAFWGTRISEWLNEALAEQGDDVLLNLASNEYFSAVKRSALNARIINTEFKDFKNGQYKIISFYAKKARGLMSRFVIQERINDPAALKQFDVQGYRFSAEQSKPDNLVFLRDHAPE, translated from the coding sequence ATGCTGATGGTGATTTCCCCCGCCAAGACCCTCGATTATGAAACACCGCCGGCGACCCAGCGCTTCACTCAGCCGCAATACCTCGACCATTCCCAGGAGCTGATCCAGCAACTGCGCGAACTGAGCCCGGCGCAAATCAGCGAACTGATGCACGTGTCCGACAAGATCGGCGGCCTGAATGCCGCGCGTTTCGGCAGCTGGACGCCCGCCTTCACCCCGGCAAACGCCAAGCAGGCCCTGCTCGCGTTCAAGGGTGACGTGTACACCGGTCTCGATGCGCAATCGTTCAGCGAAGACCAGTTCGACTACGCGCAAAAGCACCTGCGGATGCTCTCCGGCCTCTATGGCCTGCTGCGCCCGCTGGATCTGATGCAACCGTATCGTCTGGAAATGGGCACCAAACTGGCCAACGCCCGTGGCAAGGATCTGTACGCATTCTGGGGCACGCGCATCAGCGAATGGCTCAACGAAGCGCTCGCCGAACAAGGCGATGACGTGCTGCTGAACCTGGCCTCCAACGAATACTTCTCGGCGGTCAAGCGCAGCGCGCTGAATGCGCGGATCATCAACACCGAGTTCAAGGACTTCAAAAACGGCCAGTACAAGATCATCAGCTTCTACGCGAAGAAGGCCCGTGGCCTGATGAGCCGTTTCGTGATTCAGGAACGGATCAACGATCCGGCTGCCCTCAAACAGTTCGATGTGCAGGGCTATCGCTTCAGCGCCGAGCAATCGAAACCGGACAACCTGGTGTTTTTGCGCGATCACGCCCCGGAATAA
- a CDS encoding polysaccharide deacetylase family protein, whose product MAAPGDVATLDRSTWPEQLSNPTLFDVASRAEILMFARGLLGTEALDEAALAQRLGLRTVNLGAINSLRQRLWERLLAGYNFAQQSCDQDASFCFLVEDLPSLREQAAKFVVSDDSYYTKWAEPSRLFHLQYLDELMRKAALSPQTSSEVDHFGDYERNGDEMHDRLFLLSFDSAANLLPDNTDWIADYLRKSNLSGTFFLLGKDVQARLADRSVSNLQSEFSKQCVGVQGWEFRSHSHWQDWQDSVRRSSDLVKSKLPENYVPLFRPPEGQRRSDAGSFFRNQGLQVALWDIDAQDGAGKLKGAPSAQRVLTQMLLWRHGVINFNMKQDAVKTALPWLITQTAQSGIGWEDCQDGFR is encoded by the coding sequence ATGGCGGCACCGGGTGACGTGGCGACGCTGGATCGCAGCACCTGGCCGGAGCAGCTCAGCAACCCGACCCTGTTCGACGTCGCGTCCCGCGCGGAAATCCTCATGTTCGCCCGTGGCCTGCTCGGCACCGAAGCGCTGGACGAGGCCGCGCTGGCCCAGCGTCTAGGGCTGCGTACGGTCAATCTCGGCGCGATCAACAGCCTGCGTCAGCGGTTGTGGGAACGACTGTTGGCCGGCTACAACTTCGCCCAGCAGAGCTGCGATCAGGACGCCTCCTTCTGCTTCCTCGTCGAAGATTTGCCGTCGTTGCGCGAGCAGGCGGCCAAGTTCGTGGTCAGCGACGACAGTTATTACACCAAGTGGGCGGAGCCGAGCCGGCTGTTTCATTTGCAGTACCTGGACGAGCTGATGCGCAAGGCCGCGCTGTCGCCGCAAACCAGCAGCGAAGTCGATCATTTTGGCGACTACGAGCGCAATGGCGACGAGATGCACGATCGGCTGTTTCTGCTGAGTTTCGACAGCGCCGCCAATCTGCTGCCGGACAACACCGACTGGATCGCCGACTACCTGCGCAAATCCAATCTGAGCGGCACCTTCTTCCTCCTGGGCAAGGACGTGCAGGCGCGGCTGGCGGATCGCTCGGTGAGCAACCTGCAATCGGAGTTCTCCAAACAGTGCGTTGGCGTGCAGGGCTGGGAGTTCCGTTCCCACAGCCACTGGCAGGACTGGCAGGACTCGGTGCGCCGCAGCAGCGATCTGGTGAAGAGCAAGCTTCCGGAAAACTACGTACCGCTGTTCCGTCCGCCGGAGGGGCAGCGCCGCAGTGATGCCGGCAGTTTCTTCCGCAATCAGGGTCTGCAAGTGGCGCTGTGGGACATCGATGCCCAGGACGGCGCGGGCAAACTCAAGGGCGCGCCGAGTGCGCAGCGGGTGTTGACCCAGATGCTGTTGTGGCGCCATGGGGTGATCAATTTCAACATGAAACAGGATGCGGTGAAGACCGCGCTGCCGTGGCTGATTACGCAAACTGCGCAAAGCGGGATCGGCTGGGAGGATTGTCAGGACGGGTTTCGCTGA
- a CDS encoding PhoH family protein: MDDHGRSPSSNQPILYVLDTNVLIHDPNALLNFEEHHVAIPMTVLEELDKLKSGHHSVAAECRQAIRLIDKTLGDASPEDVELGVPIQRGKGGPKGLLSILMSKQAESSLILPEHLNDNKIINQLIDLHTRDPKKPVVLVTKDINMRLKARACGIDAEDYSTDQLVDDVSLLPNGYHNMTGSFWDRVSKVDTRQDHGRTWHQVQLIDNLPAVHINEFIIDEQGFVGWIKEIQEDRLLILDLHQEPLLHQEAWGLKPRDIYQSLALYALLDPDIHLVNLSGAAGSGKTILALAAAIEQTMVSKRYRRIIATRSVQGLDQEIGFLPGTEAEKMEPWLGAITDNLEALHMDDENTHGSVDYILSKVPLQFKSLNYIRGRSFQQSLILIDECQNLTPHQMKTIITRAGAGSKVVCLGNLAQIDTPYLSATSSGLTYLTERFKDFPNGVHITLQGVPRSILAEYAESHL; this comes from the coding sequence ATGGATGATCACGGACGTAGCCCTTCTTCCAACCAGCCAATCCTTTATGTACTCGATACCAACGTATTGATTCACGATCCAAATGCCCTGCTGAATTTCGAAGAACACCACGTCGCGATCCCGATGACCGTGCTTGAGGAACTGGACAAGCTCAAGAGCGGCCATCACAGCGTTGCTGCCGAATGCCGTCAGGCTATCCGTCTGATTGACAAGACCCTGGGCGATGCCTCCCCCGAGGATGTCGAACTGGGCGTGCCGATCCAGCGCGGCAAGGGCGGGCCGAAGGGCTTGCTGTCAATTCTGATGAGCAAACAGGCCGAGTCGAGCCTGATTCTGCCCGAGCATCTGAACGACAACAAAATCATCAACCAGTTGATCGACCTGCACACCCGCGATCCAAAAAAGCCTGTGGTGCTGGTCACCAAAGACATCAACATGCGCCTCAAGGCGCGCGCCTGCGGCATTGATGCCGAGGATTACAGCACCGACCAACTGGTCGATGACGTGTCCCTGCTGCCCAATGGCTACCACAACATGACTGGCTCTTTCTGGGACCGCGTGAGCAAGGTCGATACCCGTCAGGATCACGGCCGCACCTGGCATCAGGTGCAACTGATCGACAACCTGCCGGCGGTGCATATCAACGAGTTCATCATCGATGAACAGGGCTTTGTCGGCTGGATCAAGGAAATTCAGGAAGATCGGCTGCTGATTCTCGACCTGCACCAGGAACCGCTGCTGCACCAGGAAGCCTGGGGCCTCAAACCACGCGACATTTATCAGAGTCTGGCGCTATACGCGCTGCTGGATCCGGACATCCATCTGGTCAATCTGTCGGGTGCGGCAGGTTCGGGTAAAACCATTCTGGCGCTGGCCGCTGCGATCGAGCAGACCATGGTCAGCAAGCGTTATCGCCGAATCATCGCGACCCGCAGCGTGCAGGGCCTGGACCAGGAAATCGGCTTCCTGCCCGGCACCGAAGCGGAAAAAATGGAGCCGTGGCTGGGCGCCATTACCGACAACCTCGAAGCTTTGCACATGGATGACGAAAACACCCATGGCAGCGTCGATTACATCCTCAGCAAAGTGCCGTTGCAGTTCAAATCGCTCAACTACATTCGCGGTCGCAGCTTCCAGCAGAGCCTGATCCTGATCGACGAATGCCAGAACCTCACGCCGCACCAGATGAAAACCATCATCACCCGGGCGGGCGCTGGTTCCAAAGTGGTGTGCCTGGGCAACTTGGCACAGATCGATACCCCTTACCTGTCCGCGACCAGCTCCGGGCTGACCTACCTGACCGAACGCTTCAAGGATTTCCCGAACGGGGTGCACATCACCCTGCAGGGCGTGCCACGTTCGATTCTGGCCGAATACGCCGAATCGCATTTGTAA
- the moaC gene encoding cyclic pyranopterin monophosphate synthase MoaC → MLTHLDSQGRANMVDVTEKAVTFREATAQALVRMLPETLQMIVSGGHPKGDVFAVARIAGIQAAKKTSDLIPLCHPLMLTGVKVELSAEGDDSVRIVARCKLSGQTGVEMEALTAASVAALTLYDMCKAVDRGMTIESVRLLEKVGGKSGHFQAEQP, encoded by the coding sequence GTGCTGACTCATCTCGATTCCCAAGGTCGCGCCAACATGGTCGACGTCACCGAAAAAGCCGTGACGTTCCGTGAAGCGACGGCCCAGGCGCTGGTGCGCATGCTCCCCGAAACCCTGCAGATGATCGTCAGTGGCGGCCATCCCAAGGGTGATGTGTTTGCCGTGGCGCGTATCGCCGGCATTCAGGCAGCGAAGAAAACCAGTGATCTGATTCCCCTGTGCCACCCGCTGATGCTCACCGGCGTCAAAGTCGAGCTCAGTGCTGAAGGCGATGACAGTGTGCGCATCGTCGCGCGCTGCAAACTGTCCGGGCAGACCGGCGTCGAAATGGAAGCGCTGACCGCCGCCAGCGTCGCCGCCCTGACCCTCTACGACATGTGCAAAGCCGTCGATCGTGGCATGACCATCGAAAGCGTGCGCCTGCTGGAGAAGGTCGGCGGCAAGAGCGGGCATTTCCAGGCGGAGCAGCCATGA
- a CDS encoding MoaD/ThiS family protein, whose protein sequence is MKLTVKFFARYREALGVDSVAVEGDFATVDDVRALLVQRGGAEVLSEQNLMCARNEDLCQLDEPVSDGDEVAFFPTVTGG, encoded by the coding sequence ATGAAGCTGACGGTGAAGTTTTTTGCCCGTTACCGTGAAGCGCTGGGCGTGGATTCGGTGGCGGTCGAAGGTGATTTCGCCACCGTCGATGACGTGCGCGCACTGCTCGTGCAACGTGGCGGTGCCGAGGTGTTGAGCGAACAGAACCTGATGTGCGCCCGCAACGAAGACCTGTGCCAGCTCGACGAGCCGGTGAGTGACGGCGACGAAGTGGCGTTTTTTCCCACCGTGACCGGAGGCTGA
- the moaE gene encoding molybdopterin synthase catalytic subunit MoaE yields the protein MAIRVQCAAFDPGAEVNAMHAANVGVGAVVSFVGYVRDFNDGLDVAGMFLEHYPGMTEKALGKITVEAEQRWPLLKLEVLHRIGALEPGEPIVFVGAASAHRQAAFDACAFVMDYLKTRAPFWKKENTSDGPRWVEGRDSDHAAADRWKK from the coding sequence ATGGCGATTCGTGTGCAGTGCGCGGCGTTCGATCCCGGTGCTGAAGTCAACGCGATGCACGCGGCCAACGTCGGCGTCGGCGCGGTAGTGAGTTTTGTCGGCTACGTGCGCGACTTCAATGACGGGCTGGACGTGGCCGGGATGTTTCTCGAGCACTACCCGGGCATGACCGAAAAAGCCCTGGGCAAGATCACCGTTGAGGCCGAACAGCGTTGGCCACTGTTGAAGCTGGAAGTGTTGCACCGCATCGGCGCGCTGGAGCCGGGTGAGCCGATCGTGTTTGTCGGTGCAGCCAGTGCCCATCGTCAGGCCGCTTTCGATGCCTGCGCCTTTGTCATGGACTACCTGAAAACCCGCGCGCCGTTCTGGAAGAAAGAAAACACCAGCGACGGCCCGCGCTGGGTTGAAGGGCGGGACAGTGATCACGCCGCAGCCGATCGCTGGAAGAAATAA
- a CDS encoding ABC transporter substrate-binding protein, with protein MKKLPLITGLALSLLACTSVFAAEKTLRIGIEAAYPPFASKTDKGEIVGFDYDIGNALCVQMKAKCVWVEGEFDGLIPSLKVKKIDMALSSMTINEDRKKSVDFTHKYYFTSSRLVMKDGATVDDQYASLKGKNVGVQRATTTDRYATEVFEPKGINVKRYSNNEEIYMDLAAGRLDAIFADTIPLTDFLSMPRGKGYAFVGPELKDPKYVGEGAGIAVRKGNTELVSELNTAIDGIRASGEYQKISQKYFKSDIYGD; from the coding sequence ATGAAGAAACTCCCCCTCATCACCGGTCTGGCCCTGAGCCTGTTGGCGTGCACCAGCGTGTTTGCCGCCGAGAAAACCCTGCGCATCGGCATCGAGGCCGCCTATCCGCCATTCGCCTCGAAAACCGACAAGGGTGAAATCGTCGGTTTCGACTACGACATCGGCAATGCCCTGTGCGTGCAGATGAAGGCCAAGTGTGTGTGGGTCGAGGGTGAGTTCGATGGCCTGATTCCTTCGCTGAAAGTGAAGAAAATCGACATGGCCCTGTCGTCGATGACCATCAACGAGGATCGCAAGAAGTCGGTGGATTTCACCCACAAGTACTACTTCACCTCATCGCGACTGGTGATGAAGGACGGCGCCACGGTGGATGACCAGTACGCCAGCCTCAAGGGCAAGAACGTCGGCGTGCAGCGCGCCACCACTACCGATCGTTATGCCACCGAGGTGTTTGAGCCGAAGGGCATTAACGTCAAGCGCTACAGCAACAACGAAGAGATCTACATGGACCTGGCGGCCGGGCGCCTCGATGCGATTTTCGCCGACACCATTCCGCTGACGGACTTCCTGTCGATGCCGCGTGGCAAGGGCTATGCGTTTGTCGGGCCTGAGTTGAAGGATCCAAAGTACGTGGGCGAGGGCGCGGGGATTGCGGTGCGCAAGGGCAATACTGAACTGGTCAGCGAGTTGAACACGGCCATCGACGGGATCCGTGCGAGTGGCGAGTATCAGAAGATCTCCCAGAAGTATTTCAAGTCCGACATCTACGGCGACTGA
- a CDS encoding transcriptional regulator, whose product MTAPEFDPALDNFRAVADAIATLFFPHAEVVLHDLRTQKVDYIANNLSKREIGDDSSLEDMLSEDVSDRNIGPYEKLNWDGQKIRSLSTVLRDGEQRPLAVLCINLNISLFENAKAALDLFLSPSKLIPQPDSLFRDDWQERINTFLHAWLRERQLSLNLLTRDHKRELVLALHAEGAFKGKSASNYVANVLNMGRATVYKHLKELKG is encoded by the coding sequence ATGACCGCCCCCGAATTCGATCCGGCACTGGATAACTTCCGTGCCGTCGCCGACGCCATCGCCACGCTGTTCTTTCCGCACGCCGAAGTGGTGCTGCACGACTTGCGCACGCAGAAAGTCGACTACATCGCCAACAACCTGTCCAAACGCGAGATCGGCGACGATTCATCACTTGAAGACATGCTCAGCGAGGATGTCAGCGACCGCAATATCGGCCCGTATGAAAAGCTCAATTGGGACGGCCAGAAGATTCGCAGCCTGAGCACGGTACTGCGCGACGGCGAACAGCGGCCGCTGGCGGTACTGTGCATCAACCTGAATATTTCGCTGTTCGAGAATGCCAAGGCTGCGCTGGACCTGTTCCTGTCACCGAGCAAGCTGATCCCGCAACCGGACTCACTGTTTCGCGATGACTGGCAGGAACGCATCAACACCTTCCTCCACGCCTGGCTGCGCGAGCGCCAACTGAGCCTGAATCTACTGACCCGCGACCACAAGCGTGAGCTGGTACTGGCACTGCACGCCGAAGGCGCATTCAAGGGCAAGAGCGCCTCGAACTATGTGGCCAACGTGCTGAACATGGGGCGGGCGACGGTGTACAAGCATTTGAAGGAATTGAAGGGCTAG